AGTTTGGGttaaaccataaaattattagatGTGTGTATTAGTTGAGAGAAGAAATCAGTGAGGGGCCTTACAATTGTGCTTTATTCTGTGATGCAGTTTAAAATCTCCAAAGATTTAGATATCACTACATTCATCAAATTCAAATATACCACATACCTGGCACCTTCTAGTTACAGGTAACCCTTTCACTTTTCAGAATCAATATCTACCTGAATATTTGCGTACAATTCTGCTTTATTATAAGAGACTAAGATTAGTGTTTGGAAAGTCAATTCAACTTTTAAattgtttcaaattttaaaactaatttctcAGGGCtatgtttaatttaaattaagatttttcttaataaaaggcAGATCTCTGGGTCTCACATTTTATGAGTATATGTTGTGTCATGGAAGAACTACCCTATTCACTTTTGGCATCTGATTTACTAGAAATGATTTTCAGAAGCTTcttttcaaaagatttttttatctttcaaattTTGTGCTTTCAACAGTTTGAACATCAGCTACAAAGTATTAATAAATGgcaggaaatggaaataaaatattaatgggaTAATAGGCTACATTACTCAACCATATCAAAGGTTTGTTGATACATTTGGGAACATAGGAccacttggtttttatttttaaatactttttaaacatttatttgaagAGGATCTAATTATGTCCATATATAGACAATTCTGACCTTCATGTAAAATGTACAGACTCACTGAATAGTGAGTGCATCTAAAGAGTAACAAGACAATCTGTATGATAGATACTGGTATCATTCACTTCTATATAAAAACTcacttttgcattttttaaagaaaaggttaTAGAGTTGGGTATATGTCCTGAGTTAACTTTTTCATGCAATGGAGAAATACCTTGTAAACATCTATAGACTTTATAAACTTGGATAAACTTTACATTTGTGTTTGGAAAATCAATTCAACTTTAAAATGGTTTCAATGTTTAAAACTCATTCATCAGGGGCTGTGCTTATCTTAAATTAAtagatttttcttaataaaattctGGTCTATGGGTCTTAAATTTTATGAGAATATTTTAAGTATACTTTACATAATAAAATGCTTGATTCACACACTCTGCATGTGCACATACTCTATACCACAtactcttaaaatgtttaaatctttAGTTTCATGTGTGttctgaaaaaaataactttcctgTACTAATTGAAGTGTTCATATGTGGTGGAAAGGCACTTACTCAGTCATGTTTTGGAACAAGGTCTTGAGTAAGTaatgtttttatgtttgtatAGAGATGCTAGTGAGTTTCTGTCTAGAATACTAAATACAATGAGCAGTTCAAGTTGCTctaatagtattccattataagTTCAACATTGCTACACACCTGTCAAATTTTAGAATGACATTATGTAGgtttaaaacaatttctttatGAATATTTCTAGTTTGGAAATGGAATAGAAACTGTAATACATCCatcagaaacatgaaaattggCATGCTTATTGACAAAGAAAGCGTCAATAATTATCAAAGTATGACCTGGGGCCCAAAGAAAAGTGAACAACGTAGATTACTCTCTTTGGGATATATAATCATTAGTCTCATGCTTCACCCCCATAATCTGAATAACTCACCACTGTTAAGATACTTGAGAAGAAACAATGCAATTAAAGATGACGGTAATGTattgtggaaaaataaaatgagtagtataatttttaaatcacaatCATTTAATTGACAGTAGACACTTGGAAACTAAGGAAAATAGAGTATCTTGCTTCTTACCATACTTCTATTTTGTAAAGACCACCAATCTCCTTGATATCTATCAATTACTTTGGGAAGAAGATGATAAAGATAAGCTAGAAGAAAGTGAAGCATAGGACAAAACTAAAAGCTATgagatttattaattttataagtaacaagaaaagaaactagagTGGAATAACCATACAAATTGTCATTTTAAGAATTTATGAATTACACCATCTGCCACCACCAGCACTATTTCATTTGTATTACTtcctatatattattttattttgccctCAGTTCTACTAAGGTAATCAGGGAATATGTTGTTATGACCATTTTATGGCAATGAAAACTAAAAGCACGACTATGTCAATACATATGTTCAGCAAGTTACGTCTGCTCTCTGACGAGTAAAACTCACTTAATTTGGATGAGTACAGTTCACATTCAAAGAAATGACAACCAGACCGAAGatatagtaaacatttaaaatgttatatccTTGTAAAATGGCAAGAAAAGTTCCTGCATCAGGACACAGTGGAATTGTATTCTAGGCGGCTCTGATTTGGAGCTGATTTCGTAACCACTACTGCAGTTCTGCGTCCGAGACGCGGGGTGCCGCTGTCGGCTAGAGCTGAGCGAAGTGTCGGCTCTTGACGAAAAAGGACTCGCCCTCAGACCGAGGAATCGGAAGAACCGTGCACTCTCCGGCTCTCGGCAGAGAAGCTAGCTATCAGAGAGTTTGTCTGCCAAGACAAATCAAGGAATCACTCTTGCTCAGAGAATTCTTGGGATTATTTAGGGATCGATCGCTGCTCCTCGGAATCAGTAAGGAAAACGCTCAGAAAGCGGGATGGGAAACCGCTGGGGAccgcagggccaggctgggcggAGGCGAATGCCCTTTCTCCTCCTGTTGCCTTTGTTCTGCCCGGCGCTCGCCGAGCATATCCGCTACACGATTCCCGAGGAGCTGGCCAGAGGCTCGCTGGTGGGGAACCTCGCCAAGGATCTGGGGCTTGGTGTGCGAGATTTGCCTACTCAGAACCTGCGGGTTAGTGCCAAGAAGAAATTCTTTACAGTGAAGACCGAGAACGGGGACTTACTTGTGGGCGACCGTATAGACCGAGAGCAGATTTGTGGCAAGAAATCAACATGCGTTCTGGAATTCGAAATGGTTGCTGAAAAGCCTTTGAACTTTTTTCATATAGCCGTGCTGATTCAGGATGTCAACGACAACCCACCGACCTTCAGCCAAAATATCACTGAACTGGAAATCAGTGAACTGGCCCTAACTGGAGCCACCTTTGCCTTGGAATCCGCACAAGACTCTGATGTAGGGGTCAACTCCCTGCAGCGGTACTACCTCAGCCCCAACCCACACTTCTCTTTGACCCAGAAAGAGAACCCTGATGGCACTACGTACCCAGAACTGGTACTGAAGGCTCCCCTGGACAGGGAAGAGCAGTCCTGCCACCACCTGGTTCTCACCGCTGTGGATGGGGGCGAGCCTGCCAGAAGCTGCACTACCCAGATCAGGGTGATTGTAGCAGATGCAAATGATAACCCCCCAGTGTTCACCCAGGACACCTACAGGGTCAGTGTTCCAGAGAACCTGGCAGTTGGCTCCTCTGTGCTAAGCGTGATGGCCACTGACTTGGATGAGGGCATCAATGCCGAGATCACCTACGCTTTCATCAACATTGGTAAGGCAGTGAGACAACTGTTCAAGCTGAACAGTCAAACAGGGGAAGTCTCCACTGGTGGAGGACTGGACTTTGAAGAGAGAGAGCGCTACACAATTGGGGTAGAAGCAAAGGATGGTGGACGTCACACAGCACATTGTAAAATACAGATAGATATTTTGGATGAAAATGATAATGCTCCTGAGATAACCCTGGATTCTGAATCTAAACATATACAAGAAGATGTAGAGCTGGGGACTGTTGTTGCCCTGATCAAAACACATGATCTGGATTCTGGCTTTAATGGGGAAATCCTATGCCAACTAAATGGAAACTCCCCATTTAAAATAGTTCAAGATACAAAAAATACATACAAGTTGGTGACAGATGGAGCCCTAGATCGAGAGCAGACTACGGAATACAACATCACCATCACAGCCACCGACAAGGGCaaacctcccctctcctccaaaACAAGTGTCACCTTAAACATCGATGATGTCAACGACAATGCTCCTGTTTTCCACCAGGCCTCTTATCTGGTCCGAGTGGCAGAAAACAACCCACCGGGTGCCTCCATAGCGCAGGTCAGCGCCTCCGACCCCGACCTGGGACCCAACGGCCAGGTGTCCTACTCCATCGTGGCCAGCGACCTGGAGCCACGGGCGCTGTCGTCCTACGTGTCCGTGAGCGCGCACAGCGGGGTGGTGTTCGCGCAGCGCGCCTTCGACCACGAGCAGCTGCGCGCCTTTGAGCTGACGCTGCAGGCCCGCGACCAGGGCTCGCCCGCGCTCAGCGCCAACGTGAGCCTGCGCGTGCTGGTGGGCGACCGCAACGACAACGCGCCCAGGGTGCTGTACCCGGCGCTGGGGCCCGACGGCTCTGCGCTCTTCGACACGGTGCCGCGCGCCGCGCAGCCGGGCTACCTGGTCACCAAGGTGGTGGCGGTGGACGCGGACTCGGGACACAATGCCTGGCTGTCCTACCACGTGCTGCAGGCCAGCGAGCCCGGACTCTTCAGCCTGGGGCTGCGCACGGGCGAGGTGCGCACGGCCAGACCTTTAGGCGACAGGGAATCGGCCCGCCAGCGCCTGTTGGTGGCTGTGCGCGACAGTGGACAGCCATCTCTCTCAGCCACCGCTACGCTGCACCTGGTCTTTGCTGATAACCTGCAGGATGTACTGCCAGACTTCGGTGACCAACCAGCATCCTCTGACCCCCAGGCTGAGCTGCAGTTCTATCTGGTGGTGGCCTTGACCTTGATCTCCGTGCTCTTCCTACTGGCGGTGATTCTGGCGGTCGCCCTGACCCTGCGACGCTCCTCCAGCCCCGCTGCCTGGAGTTGCTTTCAGACAGGTGGTGTCTGCTCCAAGGCTGGACCTGGGGTTTTCCCCAACTACTGCGACGGGACTTTGCCCTATTCCTACAATTTATGCGCTGCCTCACACTCCTCCAAGACTGAGTTTAAATTTGTCAATATAAACCCGGAAAATGCTCCACCACAAGATCTTCTATGTAATGAAGCCTCTTGGTTTGAGAGCACCCGTAATGATAATCCCCAAATGACATCTGATTCAGTCAAGTTGCAACAGGTGAGTTACTTCAAAACTCTCTCCTCCTGTAAGTATAATTAGGTTTCAATTCATTATTTTAGAGGTAAAAAGTACACCGGCTAAACATATCTTGattttgtgttttattgatttggagGGCATACAATGAGGGTGTTGGAAATTCTTTGTTTATCTGTGTTGCAATTGTTCTTTCATACAAAGTCACCTTGTGATGGTCTtgaaatttttgttaatcctaaaACAATATGtcctgaaacatttttaatacatttgtaCCTCACACTCTCATTGTGAGACACATTAGCTATATATAATTAAACATAAATCCAGACAATTTAGTGTTTTTCTTAGTTTCAATGCAGTCAATCCTAAATTGTGGTTTATATATACCCTATActctataatatataatatttttcattgtaGCCCATATATTTTCACTTcgtttgcatgttttaaaaagtatacacaGATATTGGCTAAATTAGGGCTTAATTTAcatcttaatttaaaatagataatgaaaaattttaaatgacaacaCTTAACTGTCACTAGGTGAATTGGTTCAAATATGTTTGTGGTTGTTGGTTCCCTTATTGAAAATGGGACAAATATAAATTGCGGTGGGGTGTGATAATtaaagatttacagaaaagtgtAATATTTCTGTTCTCCAAGGCCATAAGAGATATCACCACAAAAATGAATGGTAAATTCCAGGgagcatttaaaattattaaaataggttcttttatttttccaaatgctTCTCACTCTTGGGGAGAGAAATTTTATGAGTGCTATCTATGCAGATTTAGCTGAATTCAGATCTTCTCTATGATCTTTTCACAAATACGATGCAGTATTAAGTTAGGACTCTAAGCGTCGCTGTTCACTAACCCGGGTAAAGAGAGCAATGAGAACTCCAGTTATATCCTCCAAGCACAAAGCAGATCAGATACAAAAGCTCTGCAGCTGCGCAAAAATTCTGACCTAAAACGCCTCGCATCGGAACTCTGCTTGTTTATCGATCTTGAACTTTAATTCTGAGAAGCCCAAGAACAGAGCGAACCAGTTCCGCCTACGCATCACTCCAGGGAAGTGCATAAGGAGCCAGTAATGGCGGCTCTGCAAAGGCGCTGGCACCACAGCCGGTTTGTCCTGCTTTATATGCTCCTGGGGACGCTGTGGGGGGCCGGGGTCCCGGCTGGGCCAATCCGTTACTCCATTCCTGAGGAACTGGACAGAGGCTCCTTCGTGGGCAACATCGCGGAAGATCTCCGGctggagccccaggagctggCGGAGCGCGGAGCCCGAATTGTCTCCAGAGGTAGGACGCAGCTTTTTGCTCTGAATACTCAAAGAGGCAGCTTGGTCACCTCGGGCAGGATAGACAGGGAGGAGCTCTGCGCTCAGAGCCCGCGTTGTTTGGTGAGTTTTAACATCCTCATTGAGGACAAATTAAATCTTTATCCCGTAGAGGTGGAAATAGTGGACATTAATGATAATACACCCCAATTCTTAAGGGAAGAATTGGAAGTGAAAATTCTTGAAAACGCAGTCCCATCCTCTCGTTTTCCACTAGTGGAGGTCTCTGACCCGGATGTGGGAGTGAACTCTCTTCAGGGCTTCAAGCTCAGCGGGAGTCGTCACTTCTCAGTGGACGTGTCAAGTGAAACTGATGGGCCCAAATACCCGGAGCTAGTGCTGGAGCACGCTCTGGACCGGGAGGGAGAGTCTATTCACCACTTGGTTCTTACTGCCATGGATGGAGGTGACCCTGTCCGTTCAGGCATTGCGAGAATTCTGGTAACTGTCCTAGATGCAAATGATAATCCTCCAGTGTTTACTCAGCCTGTCTACCTTGTGAGTGTTCCTGAAAATCTGCCAATAGGTACACCACTGCTGTCAGTAAATGCCACCGACCAGGATGAAGGGGTCCACGCAGAAGTAACATATTCCTTTGTGAGAATAACAGAAAAGATCTCAAAGATTTTCTGCTTGAATGTTTTCACTGGAGAAATATCAAATTCTGCAAATCTAGACTACGAGGATTCCAGCTTTTATGAGCTGGAGGTTGAAGCTCGGGATCAGCCAGGTCTACAAGGCAGAGCAAAAGTCTTAATAACTGTCTTAGATGTGAATGATAATGTGCCAGAAGTAATAGTTACATCTGGAGGCAAGTCAGTTGTGGAAAGTACTCCTCCAGGAACAGTAATTGCTCTTTTTCAAGTATATGACCGTGACTCTGGACTGAATGGCCTGGTAACATGTTCTATCTCAAAAAGTCTGCCATTTGAGCTAGAAAAGTCAGTAGACAATTATTATCGATTAGTGACCAATACAGTTCTAGATCGAGAACAGGTATCCCTGTACAATATCACTGTGACAGCCA
The sequence above is a segment of the Myotis daubentonii chromosome 5, mMyoDau2.1, whole genome shotgun sequence genome. Coding sequences within it:
- the LOC132235769 gene encoding protocadherin gamma-B3 isoform X11, with translation MGNRWGPQGQAGRRRMPFLLLLPLFCPALAEHIRYTIPEELARGSLVGNLAKDLGLGVRDLPTQNLRVSAKKKFFTVKTENGDLLVGDRIDREQICGKKSTCVLEFEMVAEKPLNFFHIAVLIQDVNDNPPTFSQNITELEISELALTGATFALESAQDSDVGVNSLQRYYLSPNPHFSLTQKENPDGTTYPELVLKAPLDREEQSCHHLVLTAVDGGEPARSCTTQIRVIVADANDNPPVFTQDTYRVSVPENLAVGSSVLSVMATDLDEGINAEITYAFINIGKAVRQLFKLNSQTGEVSTGGGLDFEERERYTIGVEAKDGGRHTAHCKIQIDILDENDNAPEITLDSESKHIQEDVELGTVVALIKTHDLDSGFNGEILCQLNGNSPFKIVQDTKNTYKLVTDGALDREQTTEYNITITATDKGKPPLSSKTSVTLNIDDVNDNAPVFHQASYLVRVAENNPPGASIAQVSASDPDLGPNGQVSYSIVASDLEPRALSSYVSVSAHSGVVFAQRAFDHEQLRAFELTLQARDQGSPALSANVSLRVLVGDRNDNAPRVLYPALGPDGSALFDTVPRAAQPGYLVTKVVAVDADSGHNAWLSYHVLQASEPGLFSLGLRTGEVRTARPLGDRESARQRLLVAVRDSGQPSLSATATLHLVFADNLQDVLPDFGDQPASSDPQAELQFYLVVALTLISVLFLLAVILAVALTLRRSSSPAAWSCFQTGGVCSKAGPGVFPNYCDGTLPYSYNLCAASHSSKTEFKFVNINPENAPPQDLLCNEASWFESTRNDNPQMTSDSVKLQQQAPPNTDWRFSQAQRPGTSGSQNGDETGTWPNNQFDTEMLQAMILASASEAADGSSTLGAGAGTMGLSARYGPQFTLQHVPDYRQNVYIPGSNATLTNAAGKRDGKAPAGGNGNKKKSGKKEKK